In Mya arenaria isolate MELC-2E11 chromosome 1, ASM2691426v1, the genomic stretch AAGTTTTAGTCCAAATAATGACACGTTCTATAGAAATCCCACAGTAAATAGTGAAATGATCAAattaggaaataaaataaatgtactaaAAATCAAGGTAGACTAATgtaaaccatgtattgttttgtagcCCACCTAAATTAACGGAAATAGATTAATGttcacttgtttttttttattaaaacggATATTTCCAAAgctattttacctttttttattAGTATAACCACTATACATGATGCATTATTTCAGGACTTTTTCTTGAAAcggttttatgcattttaccTTTATAGggattttgtgtaaatatttacgTATACATTTAGTATGATGTACTACCATTTACAACTAATCTACCTGACACAACTtcacttatttgtttttgtgtgcaATACACCAAGTCTGTAATTACTattcttaaagaagtaaaaataACTCGGTTTCAAAGACATTAAAATTTTTAACATATACATTCATGTGCacacttatgatattttttttaatttaagatttagGACACTTGCCAAATCTTGTATGAAGGTTAATTGAGCTTTATTACTCTACTCTGATGATGAGATTTTACAGGCTTTTCATAAGGAATGAAGCAAATGATTTCCTAAATGCATGAAGTGTACAAACTCTTTCAAACACCGGTTCAGTGTCCATGTTGACTTGAAATGGCTTTGAAATCTTTCTTGCATGCATATTATGATCGTTTTTACACTCAATGCCTGCTTTATGTTCATCAAACGTTTAATAAAATCCGTATGATTTGCAGgatttatttgttgtaaaattgtataaagacattaaatttAATGTACCTATTTTCATGGAAATTTTGTGTACAaatttttgttcacattttgcAGTTAATTGTTTAGAAGTGGGATAGGGAAAATGAAGCAGGGTTCGCTATTTTTCCCGGTAGTTATGTCCATGTGTATGAATGTGATTGTGTATTTGTGATTCCGAATCATTTGTCTTTTCATCTTGTTCTGATATGTGAAATCATCCTTGTGGAGTAAATGAATTGTTGAAATGAGTaatagtgtttgtttttcttgtcCTCCTAAATGGAAGCATTTTAGTGTATGTCTCAAAGAAATCGGTACAAAATAAGCCTTCTAAAAATGATAATGTGACAGTGGACCACTTGCACTTTGTCAATCAAACTTTCAGTTAACCAGTCAACCCTAGCCCTAGGAGCTCATTATATATGGTTGAATCTACTGAATGTTAGTTATAAACAACATAGGTCAGTTACcttgacaaaacatttattgtgcattattgaaataaatggtttTTGCGTTCTTCACGAATGTGAAATCTAATCGCCTACTATTATAGGAAATGTGAAAACTATTCACctacaattataataaatatgaaatctaTTCACCTACAATTATAAGAAATGTGAAAACTATTCACCTACAAGTATAAGAAATGTGAAAGCTATTCACCTACAATCatatgaaatgtgaaaactaTTCACCTACCTTTATAAGAAATGTGAAAACTATTCACGTAAAATTATAAGAAATGTGAAAACTATTCACCTACAATTATAAGAAATGTGAAAACTATTCAACTACAATTACaagaaatgtgaaaaatattcaCCTTTAATTAAACTGCATTCAATGCTTCCTTTCAAAAGAGatcttgatatatatttatagttttaaaaaacacaGACTTCCAAGAGCTGTGGGATTGAATTGTTGGtatcaaaatattgattattcaagaCATACTAGAAGCATACACGAGAACATCATTTACACATTGATATCAATAAAAGTTCATCAAGAACTGCTCAGTAATAAACCAGTCTATGAAAGTACAAGTATAAATTGCCGGCACGATATTTTTCAGCCACGGCCACGATGTTATGCATGTTATTTTACCTTACTAGACTTGTCCATGTCAAATTCTGATATACCTTTTATTGGCAATTTCATACTGCTACACACTGACAGTACAGTTTTGACCAGTCAACATGATACTGCCACATAGCATGCAAAGTGCcctttttacattaaaatacagATGGCGGGGtttaaagtatacatttttgGGTTCCCGGGGTGAGGTAGAGAGCTTACTGAATGTGTTGTAAATCTGTAATTTCTGATGTTTGCAACAACTTGAAAGCTGTGTAGTGGTGAAagaactgtatatatatatgtaattgaGTTTGGTATAATAAACTGATCGAACaacttccagtgtgacagtacatattgtcaacattctgGTAAATACTATTACCTACAGGTTCACCTCGGGTAACAGTAATTCCCTTATGTTGACAAAATGTACTTGGTGTATCATGACAAAATGTTTACCCTGGCCAGTACTAAAAAACAGCagcaagatattcaaatgaacatggtacacatgttgccagataTTGAGACACAATGTGCTCATGTGTAGCGAGAACCATTACTGTTGCCAGATAGTGAGACACAATGCGCTCATGTGTAGCGAGAACCATTACTGTTGCCAGATAGTGAGACACAATGGGCTCATGTGTAGCGAGAACCATTACTGTTGCCAGATAGTGAGACACAATGGGCTCATGTGTAGCGAGAACCATTAATGTTGCCAGATAGTGAGACACAATGGGCTCATGTGTAGCGAGAACCATTAATGTTGCCAGATAGTGAGACACAATGGGCTCATGTGTAGCGAGAACCATTAATGTTGCCAGATAGTGAGATACAATGGGCTCATGTGTAGCGAGAACCATTAATGTTGCCAGATAGTGAGATGCAATGGGCTCATGTGTAGCGAGAACCATTACTGTTGCCAGATAGTGAGATGCAATGGGCTCATGTGTAGCGAGAACCATTACTGTTGCCAGATAGTGAGATGCAATGGGCTCATGTGTAGCGAGAACCATTACTGTTGCCAGATAGTGAGATACAATGGGCTCATGTGTAGCGAGAACCATTACTGTTGCCAGATAGTGAGATACAATGGGCTCATGTGTAGCGAGAACCATTACTGTTGCCAGATAGTGAGATACAATGGGCTCATGTGTAGCGAGAACCATTACTGTTGCCAGATAGTGAGATACAATGGGCTCATGTGTAGCGAGAACCATTACTGTTGCCAGATAGTGAGATACAATGGGCTCATGTGTAGCGAGAACCATTACTGGCAATTACTGTTGCCAGATAGTGAGATACAATGTGCTCATGTGTAGCGAGAACCATTACTGTAGCAGTCTCACCTATTTTCAGTTTTACTGTGATCTTATGAAgaaatgtaacatttttttcttctggCAGAACTGAATTAAAGCCACACATCAACTAAATGAGTTGAAAGGAATACAATCTCAATAATTGTCACATCATATATGTTAACTATTTCATTATAATCAAACTAGACATCGCATGAACGCATTGTAACAATTTATACACATGTCTAATAAGTCCCCACCAAGTCCAACGACAGTTATCTTTCTTTGTATAACTCATTTTCCAGCGAAACAGATACAACACAAATTCACTTTAAACCTATAATGCTTCTAAAATCCCCTTTAAAACCTCGTAATGTCATGACATTTAGAAGCCGCTTGAATTGATGAGATGTCATGACATTAAAAGGTAGTTTCTTCCTTTCAGCTTCTTCACCAAGGGcgtaatatttctttgcaagGTTGACGTTGTTTCCTAACACCATATGAATAATACCCAAGAGGTATCTAACTTGTGGACTGTGATCCTCATGTATATGTGCAGTATCCATAAACTTCATAAGAAGCTCTTTGGCTTTCTCTGGGTCAGTACGCCAGCAATGATATGCAATGCCGTACATGGCCTCGACATTCGAGGGATCTAGGTCAAGACATAGCTGAAAAAGATACATTGCCCTTTCACATTGATTGGAAACAGTATACAGAGACGCCAAGTGCAAGTAGGTTGATGTCAAAATACACTGCTCTAGGTCCAAGTCTTTGTATAACTCTAACTTATGGGCAAATAGCTCAAGACTTCTTATATTATTCTTTGTGGCCGTATAATCCTTTGAGCTGTCAACATCTTCGTCTCCAATGGATCTGTTTATTTCAAacttgatttttaaatattcagcTAGTAGGTCTTTTGGACAAAACCTCAGGTAGTTTGTGAGAAGATCAATAATTGATCCGAATAATGGAAACTGACTGC encodes the following:
- the LOC128232251 gene encoding uncharacterized protein LOC128232251 isoform X1 codes for the protein MPKGKKKGNHGKSTSQLDQSVALLGPTGLVSAELLDHVRTKMTSDFMRHHLQSLQNDMQQMVLQSQNCMATLKNKRGFVDPSVLMKYPDSVVANKYLIAFDYYFMGWTTILNRTKESVDNENDCKQIKQGIHNYACGVILVGHMGSQFPLFGSIIDLLTNYLRFCPKDLLAEYLKIKFEINRSIGDEDVDSSKDYTATKNNIRSLELFAHKLELYKDLDLEQCILTSTYLHLASLYTVSNQCERAMYLFQLCLDLDPSNVEAMYGIAYHCWRTDPEKAKELLMKFMDTAHIHEDHSPQVRYLLGIIHMVLGNNVNLAKKYYALGEEAERKKLPFNVMTSHQFKRLLNVMTLRGFKGDFRSIIGLK